A genome region from Brienomyrus brachyistius isolate T26 chromosome 23, BBRACH_0.4, whole genome shotgun sequence includes the following:
- the prrt1 gene encoding proline-rich transmembrane protein 1, producing MSSEKHGLDEAGRQAMSQPMTQILPPPYHPSQDPAMPPHPPPPACGPQPNYPPPPPPPASEGYVQETQFHCGTLGAPGASQGYTVQTQGAGGVVPQPPAGYLHPGYPLQLQPCTAYVPVYPIGTSGQPYIQGGSTHPGVAPGQMAMQMPPGIALMEPRRAPHDYLPIAVLTTVCCFWPTGIIAIIKAVQVRTAVARGDMVTAEIASREARNFSFISLAVGIASMVLCTILTVVVIIASQHHDDDWEP from the exons ATGTCGTCGGAAAAACACG GTCTTGACGAGGCAGGACGTCAGGCGATGTCTCAGCCAATGACTCAGATACTGCCCCCACCTTATCACCCCTCCCAAGATCCCGCTatgcctccccacccccctccacctGCCTGCGGCCCTCAACCCaactaccccccacccccaccgccgCCTGCCTCCGAGGGTTACGTCCAGGAAACCCAGTTTCACTGTGGCACGCTTGGTGCCCCTGGGGCGTCACAGGGCTACACCGTTCagacacagggagcaggaggggtggTTCCCCAACCCCCAGCAGGGTACCTTCATCCTGGATACCCCCTTCAATTACAACCCTGCACCGCTTACGTTCCTGTTTACCCCATAGGGACATCG GGACAGCCCTACATACAGGGGGGCAGCACCCATCCAGGGGTTGCCCCAGGGCAGATGGCCATGCAGATGCCCCCCGGGATTGCGCTGATGGAGCCCCGGCGGGCCCCTCACGATTACCTGCCCATTGCTGTCCTGACCACGGTCTGCTGCTTCTGGCCCACTGGCATCATCGCCATCATCAAGGCGGTGCAG GTGCGCACAGCAGTCGCCCGGGGTGACATGGTTACTGCGGAGATCGCGTCTCGCGAGGCGCGGAACTTCTCCTTCATCAGTCTGGCGGTGGGCATCGCTTCCATGGTCCTGTGCACCATCCTGACGGTCGTGGTTATCATCGCCTCGCAGCATCATGACGATGACTGGGAGCCGTAG